Genomic window ([Empedobacter] haloabium):
CCTGGAGCTGACCGAAACCATCCGCGGCCAGGAATCGCCCACGCTGTTCTCGCTGCTGGACGGCTGCCGCACCGCGATGGGTTCGCGCCTGCTGCGCCATTGGCTGCACCATGCGCGGCGCGACCAGGCCGTCGCCCGCGCACGCCACGATGCGATTTCCGCGCTGATGCAGGATGACGCGACGGGCTCGCTGTCGTACCACCTGCAGCACGTGCCGGACATCGAGCGCATCACCACGCGCGTGGCCCTGCTGACGGCCCGTCCGCGCGACCTGGCCGCCCTGCGCGACGGCCTGCAGCAGTTGCCCAAGCTGCAAAAGTCCTTGCAGCGCGTGCTGGAGCTGGACAACGCCGACAGCCTGCTGCGCCGCACCCACGATGCGCTGGCCACGCCGGAAGCGTGCGTGGACCTGCTGATGCACGCCGTGATGCCGGAGCCGGCCACGATGGTGCGCGACGGCGGCGTCATCGCACGTGGCTTCGACGCGGAGTTGGACGAGCTGCGCGGCCTGTCGGAAAACGCCGGCCAGTACCTGGTCGAGCTGGAGGCGCGCGAGCGCGCCCGCACCGGCATCGCCAACCTGCGCGTCGAGTACAACCGCGTGCACGGCTTCTACATCGAGGTCACCAACGGCCAGGCCGACAAGGTGCCGGACGACTACCGCCGCCGCCAGACCTTGAAGAACTGCGAACGCTACATCACGCCGGAGCTGAAGGCCTTCGAGGACAAGGCGCTGTCCGCCCAGGACAAGGCGCTGGCGCGCGAGAAGATCCTGTACGACCAGTTGCTGGCCGACCTGGCGCCGTTCATCGGCACCCTGCAATCGATCGCCCAGGCCGTGGCCCAGCTGGACACCCTGACGGCGCTGACGGAGCACGCCCTGCGCAACAACTGGTGCGCGCCGCAACTGGTGCCGCATGCCTGCATCGACATCGTGGCGGGCCGCCACCCCGTGGTGGAAAACCAGATCGAACGCTTCATCGCCAACGACTGCAAACTGGTCGACGAGCGCCGCCTGCTCTTGATCACGGGCCCGAACATGGGCGGTAAATCGACCTTCATGCGCCAGGTGGCGCTGATCACGCTGCTGGCCTATATCGGCAGCTACGTACCGGCCGAACGCGCGACGATCGGCCCGATCGACCGCATCTTCACCCGCATCGGCGCGACCGACGACCTGGCTGGCGGCCGTTCCACCTTCATGGTGGAGATGACGGAGGCGGCCACCATCCTGAACGGCGCCACCGAGCACTCGCTGGTGCTGATGGACGAGATCGGGCGCGGCACCTCCACCTTCGACGGCCTGGCGCTGGCCTGGGCCATCGCGCGCCACCTGATCGACACCAGCCGCAGCTTCACCTTGTTCGCGACCCACTATTTCGAACTGACGCAGCTGCCGGAAAGCCATCCGACGGCGGCCAACGTGCACCTCTCGGCCGTGGAGCACAAGGACAGCATCGTGTTCCTGCACGCCGTGCAGGACGGCCCGGCCTCGCAAAGCTACGGCCTGCAAGTGGCCCAGCTGGCCGGGGTGCCGCAGCCCGTCATCAAGGCCGCGCGCAAGCACCTGGCGCGCCTGGAAGCACAGGCGCTGGATGCGACGCCTCAGCTGGACCTGTTTGCCGCCCCGGTACCGGACTGCGACGACGAGCCGGCCGCGCCAGCGGCGGCGCCGGCCACCAGCCCGGCCATGCAGGAGCTGATGGCCGCCCTGGGCGAACTCGATCCGGACGCGCTGTCGCCACGCGAGGCGCTGGACCGGCTGTACCAGTTGAAGCGCCTGGCCGCGCCCGCGCTGGCCGCCACGCCGGCATGAAGCCACTGGCCGCACGCATGCTGATGGCCGTGGCGCTGGGCGCCACGTGCGCCGGCGCGCTGGCGGCTCCGGCGGAACCGGCCAGCGATGCGGCGTTCGAGTTCATCGTGATCGGCCATACCTTTCCCGGCGAGACCGGCGACGACGACCTGAAACGCACCATCGCCCGCGCCGACAAGGCCAGGCCCGCGTTCGTCGTCGCGGCCGGCATCAAGTCAGCCAGCGAGGCCTGCAGCGACAAGCTGTACCAGCAGCGCAAGGCCCTGCTGAACAAGTCGGACCGGCCGCTGATGGTGGTGCTGGCGGCGGGCGACTGGACCGATTGCCGCAACTCGGCCGGCCGCTCCAATGCGCTGGAGCGCCTGAACCGTATTCGCGAGCTGTATTTCGACAACCGCGAGTCGCTGGGCGAGCGCAAGCTGGAGCTGAACCGGCAGTCCACCATCACGAAGTTCCGCAGCTACGCGGAAAACGCCTACTGGGAACGGGGCGGCGTGCTGTTCGCCACGATCAACCTGCCCGCCAACAACAACCACTACCTCAGCGAGGCCGGGCGCAACAGCGAGTACGAGGACCGCTTCGTTGCCAACCGGGCCTGGCTGCAGCGCCTGTTCGGCATGGCGAAGCGGCGCAAGCTCGAAGGCCTGGTGCTGTTCTCGGACGGCGACCTGCAGGCCCATGTCGAGCAGGGCTTTTCGCTGCTGGCCGGGTTCTCGGCCAGGCAGGACGGCTTTGCCGAGACACGCAAACTGGTGCGCACGCTGGCGCAAAAGTATCCGGGCAA
Coding sequences:
- the mutS gene encoding DNA mismatch repair protein MutS gives rise to the protein MMQQYLRIKAEHPTMLVFYRMGDFYELFFDDAEKAARVLGITLTARGSQGGVPIKMAGVPFHSLDGYLAKLVKLGESCAICEQIGDPATSKGPVERKVVRIVTPGTLTDSDLLPEKSERPLLAMFVMGQRKQHTAGLAWLSLASGNLRLMEFSGEQRAVQARLQQELERIAPAEILRADSGELFDEITICHVNNVPEWHFDVVHGYKALLDQLGVATLTGFGADGLGAAFGAAGALLRYAQSTQGRGLQHVKSLACETENEYIGLDAATRRNLELTETIRGQESPTLFSLLDGCRTAMGSRLLRHWLHHARRDQAVARARHDAISALMQDDATGSLSYHLQHVPDIERITTRVALLTARPRDLAALRDGLQQLPKLQKSLQRVLELDNADSLLRRTHDALATPEACVDLLMHAVMPEPATMVRDGGVIARGFDAELDELRGLSENAGQYLVELEARERARTGIANLRVEYNRVHGFYIEVTNGQADKVPDDYRRRQTLKNCERYITPELKAFEDKALSAQDKALAREKILYDQLLADLAPFIGTLQSIAQAVAQLDTLTALTEHALRNNWCAPQLVPHACIDIVAGRHPVVENQIERFIANDCKLVDERRLLLITGPNMGGKSTFMRQVALITLLAYIGSYVPAERATIGPIDRIFTRIGATDDLAGGRSTFMVEMTEAATILNGATEHSLVLMDEIGRGTSTFDGLALAWAIARHLIDTSRSFTLFATHYFELTQLPESHPTAANVHLSAVEHKDSIVFLHAVQDGPASQSYGLQVAQLAGVPQPVIKAARKHLARLEAQALDATPQLDLFAAPVPDCDDEPAAPAAAPATSPAMQELMAALGELDPDALSPREALDRLYQLKRLAAPALAATPA